From Cannabis sativa cultivar Pink pepper isolate KNU-18-1 chromosome 8, ASM2916894v1, whole genome shotgun sequence, a single genomic window includes:
- the LOC115699177 gene encoding 4-coumarate--CoA ligase-like 9 isoform X1, whose product MKDTVDPRSGFNSQTKTFQSLRPPLLNLPPEKATITLPQYCLSILRTRPWNWSDSLALIDSDTGHRLSYSEFTRLVKTLATNLQTQIGLTKGDTAFVLSPNSLRVPILYFALLTLGVIIAPANPLSTESEIARLVQLSKPIIAFATSAITTKLENLIKTVVSMDSPEFDSLMSTSSTRELNSVLEVSQSDVAAIMYSSGTTGKVKGAMLTHRNLISLVASYDAHAWRVGKTNPSVLLKTVPYFHIYGFFSCVKAVGMGDAEVIMERFELRKMLKAIEEFEVTTASLVPPIVVALVKNTALTAAYNLSSLQTVACGGSALRKEVIEAFKARFPNVVLAQGYGLTEVAGAIFRPLNPEESVRWGSSGKITEAFEAKIVDPKTGESLPPCNEGELWVKGPSIMKGYIGDEEATKAAIVEGGGGERWLKTGDLCYIDDEGFLFVVDRVKELIKYKGFQVAPAELEQLLQSHPDIIDAAVIPYPDEEAGQVPMAVVVRKLKSILKESEVMNFVAKKVAPYKKIRRVAFVDSIPKNSSGKILRNELRKIFSPRQSFSRF is encoded by the exons ATGAAAGACACCGTCGACCCCAGAAGCGGTTTCAATTCACAAACCAAGACCTTTCAAAGCCTAAGACCTCCCCTTCTCAACCTTCCTCCCGAAAAGGCCACAATCACACTCCCCCAATACTGTCTTTCCATTCTCCGAACTCGCCCTTGGAATTGGTCCGACTCACTCGCTCTCATCGACTCAGACACCGGTCACCGCCTTTCTTACTCCGAGTTCACTCGCCTGGTCAAAACACTGGCCACCAATCTCCAGACCCAGATCGGTCTCACCAAAGGGGACACAGCCTTCGTACTATCCCCCAACTCGCTCCGAGTTCCGATTCTCTACTTCGCTCTACTCACTCTCGGAGTCATCATCGCTCCCGCAAACCCACTCAGCACCGAGTCAGAAATCGCCAGACTCGTCCAGCTCAGCAAACCGATCATAGCCTTTGCCACGTCAGCAATCACCACTAAGCTGGAGAATCTAATAAAAACCGTAGTTTCAATGGACTCTCCCGAGTTCGACTCGCTCATGTCGACGAGTTCGACTCGGGAACTGAACTCGGTACTCGAAGTGAGTCAATCCGACGTGGCAGCGATCATGTACTCGTCTGGGACCACAGGGAAAGTAAAAGGAGCGATGTTGACTCACCGTAATCTGATATCGCTCGTGGCGAGCTACGACGCGCATGCGTGGCGCGTGGGGAAGACGAATCCAAGTGTTTTACTCAAAACGGTGCCGTATTTCCATATTTACGGGTTCTTTAGCTGCGTGAAGGCGGTTGGGATGGGTGACGCGGAGGTGATAATGGAAAGGTTTGAGCTGAGAAAAATGCTTAAGGCGATCGAGGAATTCGAGGTGACCACGGCTTCGCTAGTGCCGCCGATTGTGGTGGCTCTGGTTAAGAATACTGCTCTAACGGCGGCTTACAACTTGAGCTCGTTACAAACGGTAGCGTGTGGTGGCTCGGCTCTTCGGAAAGAGGTTATTGAAGCTTTCAAAGCTAGATTCCCCAACGTAGTTCTAGCTCag GGTTATGGGCTTACTGAGGTGGCGGGAGCAATTTTCCGGCCGTTGAACCCTGAAGAAAGTGTGCGGTGGGGTTCATCGGGAAAGATAACAGAAGCGTTTGAAGCCAAAATTGTGGATCCAAAAACAGGTGAATCTTTGCCTCCTTGCAATGAAGGAGAGCTTTGGGTTAAGGGACCCTCAATTATGAAag gtTATATTGGTGACGAAGAAGCAACTAAGGCAGCCATAGTAGAAGGAGGTGGGGGAGAGAGGTGGTTGAAGACGGGAGACTTGTGTTACATCGACGATGAAGGTTTCCTTTTTGTGGTGGATAGAGTCAAAGAATTAATCAAATACAAGGGATTTCAG GTGGCTCCAGCAGAGTTGGAACAATTGCTTCAGTCCCACCCCGACATAATTGATGCTGCTGTCATACC ATATCCAGATGAAGAAGCTGGTCAGGTACCAATGGCAGTTGTGGTAAGAAAACTTAAAAGCATACTTAAGGAATCAGAAGTAATGAACTTTGTGGCCAAAAAG GTGGCACCATACAAAAAGATAAGGCGCGTAGCATTTGTGGATTCCATACCCAAGAATTCTTCTggaaaaattttaagaaatgagCTACGCAAAATTTTCAGCCCACGCCAATCTTTCTCTAgattctaa
- the LOC115699177 gene encoding 4-coumarate--CoA ligase-like 9 isoform X2 → MKDTVDPRSGFNSQTKTFQSLRPPLLNLPPEKATITLPQYCLSILRTRPWNWSDSLALIDSDTGHRLSYSEFTRLVKTLATNLQTQIGLTKGDTAFVLSPNSLRVPILYFALLTLGVIIAPANPLSTESEIARLVQLSKPIIAFATSAITTKLENLIKTVVSMDSPEFDSLMSTSSTRELNSVLEVSQSDVAAIMYSSGTTGKVKGAMLTHRNLISLVASYDAHAWRVGKTNPSVLLKTVPYFHIYGFFSCVKAVGMGDAEVIMERFELRKMLKAIEEFEVTTASLVPPIVVALVKNTALTAAYNLSSLQTVACGGSALRKEGYGLTEVAGAIFRPLNPEESVRWGSSGKITEAFEAKIVDPKTGESLPPCNEGELWVKGPSIMKGYIGDEEATKAAIVEGGGGERWLKTGDLCYIDDEGFLFVVDRVKELIKYKGFQVAPAELEQLLQSHPDIIDAAVIPYPDEEAGQVPMAVVVRKLKSILKESEVMNFVAKKVAPYKKIRRVAFVDSIPKNSSGKILRNELRKIFSPRQSFSRF, encoded by the exons ATGAAAGACACCGTCGACCCCAGAAGCGGTTTCAATTCACAAACCAAGACCTTTCAAAGCCTAAGACCTCCCCTTCTCAACCTTCCTCCCGAAAAGGCCACAATCACACTCCCCCAATACTGTCTTTCCATTCTCCGAACTCGCCCTTGGAATTGGTCCGACTCACTCGCTCTCATCGACTCAGACACCGGTCACCGCCTTTCTTACTCCGAGTTCACTCGCCTGGTCAAAACACTGGCCACCAATCTCCAGACCCAGATCGGTCTCACCAAAGGGGACACAGCCTTCGTACTATCCCCCAACTCGCTCCGAGTTCCGATTCTCTACTTCGCTCTACTCACTCTCGGAGTCATCATCGCTCCCGCAAACCCACTCAGCACCGAGTCAGAAATCGCCAGACTCGTCCAGCTCAGCAAACCGATCATAGCCTTTGCCACGTCAGCAATCACCACTAAGCTGGAGAATCTAATAAAAACCGTAGTTTCAATGGACTCTCCCGAGTTCGACTCGCTCATGTCGACGAGTTCGACTCGGGAACTGAACTCGGTACTCGAAGTGAGTCAATCCGACGTGGCAGCGATCATGTACTCGTCTGGGACCACAGGGAAAGTAAAAGGAGCGATGTTGACTCACCGTAATCTGATATCGCTCGTGGCGAGCTACGACGCGCATGCGTGGCGCGTGGGGAAGACGAATCCAAGTGTTTTACTCAAAACGGTGCCGTATTTCCATATTTACGGGTTCTTTAGCTGCGTGAAGGCGGTTGGGATGGGTGACGCGGAGGTGATAATGGAAAGGTTTGAGCTGAGAAAAATGCTTAAGGCGATCGAGGAATTCGAGGTGACCACGGCTTCGCTAGTGCCGCCGATTGTGGTGGCTCTGGTTAAGAATACTGCTCTAACGGCGGCTTACAACTTGAGCTCGTTACAAACGGTAGCGTGTGGTGGCTCGGCTCTTCGGAAAGAG GGTTATGGGCTTACTGAGGTGGCGGGAGCAATTTTCCGGCCGTTGAACCCTGAAGAAAGTGTGCGGTGGGGTTCATCGGGAAAGATAACAGAAGCGTTTGAAGCCAAAATTGTGGATCCAAAAACAGGTGAATCTTTGCCTCCTTGCAATGAAGGAGAGCTTTGGGTTAAGGGACCCTCAATTATGAAag gtTATATTGGTGACGAAGAAGCAACTAAGGCAGCCATAGTAGAAGGAGGTGGGGGAGAGAGGTGGTTGAAGACGGGAGACTTGTGTTACATCGACGATGAAGGTTTCCTTTTTGTGGTGGATAGAGTCAAAGAATTAATCAAATACAAGGGATTTCAG GTGGCTCCAGCAGAGTTGGAACAATTGCTTCAGTCCCACCCCGACATAATTGATGCTGCTGTCATACC ATATCCAGATGAAGAAGCTGGTCAGGTACCAATGGCAGTTGTGGTAAGAAAACTTAAAAGCATACTTAAGGAATCAGAAGTAATGAACTTTGTGGCCAAAAAG GTGGCACCATACAAAAAGATAAGGCGCGTAGCATTTGTGGATTCCATACCCAAGAATTCTTCTggaaaaattttaagaaatgagCTACGCAAAATTTTCAGCCCACGCCAATCTTTCTCTAgattctaa